A part of Solicola gregarius genomic DNA contains:
- a CDS encoding arylsulfatase has product MAEGNADFKGTINLDVRDSVPDWDPYVLKGATEGAPNVLVVLYDDTGMASWSPYGGRINMPTMQRLADNGLTYTQWHTTALCSPTRSCLLTGRNHTRNGIASLMESTNGFPGNSGRIPDDCATVGHILQDNGYSTYWLGKDHNVPEQDNSAGGSRKQWPLQMGFDRFYGFLGGETNQWYPDLCEDNHFIEQPYTPEEGYHLSKDLADRGIKMIRDQQASNPSKPWYMWFCPGANHAPHHAPQEYIEKYKGRFDDGYDAYREWVLARMVEKGIMPEGTELTPFNPMAEEDANPADYVKPWDELGDDEKKLFARMAEVFAGFSEYTDAQVGRIIDYLEETGQLDNTIVFYCADNGASGEGSTHGSVNENKFFNNYPDDLAENMTRLDDLGGPEAYNHYPTGWAAAFSTPFQMFKRYSQYSGGTCDPLVIHWPKGIKAKGEIRHQYHHVTDIVPTILDLAGAEMPDVYRGVEQAPLAGVSMRYSFDSADAPTQKKRQFYSMIGTRGLWQDGWKVAATHPPITGKGHFDEDEWELYHVDEDRSESKNLADQYPEKVQELIAAWFEEADVNNALPLDDRTAMDQLTIDRPSSEPARDRYIYYPGTSAVPEGVAVNVRGRSYKIIADADLGGDAQGVLFAHGSRFGGHALFIKDGKLHYVYNFLGIPPEQTFVSEKLTPGPHALGMEFTREGAGEHRESVGTTKLYVDDQVVAEGPMRAQVGKFTLCGDGLCVGFDSADTVSRQYTNPFPFSGGKLLGVAVDVSGEQYLDLETEAMAALSRD; this is encoded by the coding sequence ATGGCGGAAGGCAACGCAGACTTCAAAGGGACCATCAACCTCGATGTCCGCGACTCGGTTCCGGACTGGGACCCGTACGTGCTCAAGGGCGCGACGGAGGGCGCACCGAACGTGCTCGTCGTGTTGTACGACGACACCGGCATGGCGTCCTGGTCGCCGTACGGCGGCCGGATCAACATGCCGACGATGCAGCGGCTGGCCGACAACGGGCTGACGTACACCCAGTGGCACACAACCGCACTCTGTTCCCCCACCCGTTCCTGCCTCCTGACCGGCCGCAACCACACCCGCAACGGGATCGCGTCGCTGATGGAGTCCACGAACGGCTTCCCGGGTAACTCCGGGCGCATCCCCGACGACTGCGCCACCGTCGGGCACATCCTGCAGGACAACGGTTACAGTACGTACTGGCTCGGTAAGGACCACAACGTCCCCGAGCAGGACAACTCCGCCGGCGGCAGCCGCAAGCAGTGGCCGCTGCAGATGGGCTTCGACCGGTTCTACGGCTTCCTCGGCGGCGAGACCAATCAGTGGTATCCCGACCTGTGCGAGGACAACCACTTCATCGAGCAGCCGTACACGCCCGAAGAGGGCTACCACCTGTCCAAGGACCTCGCCGACCGTGGGATCAAGATGATCCGCGACCAGCAGGCGTCCAACCCCTCGAAGCCCTGGTACATGTGGTTCTGCCCAGGTGCGAACCACGCTCCGCACCACGCGCCGCAGGAGTACATCGAGAAGTACAAGGGCAGGTTCGACGACGGGTACGACGCCTACCGCGAGTGGGTCCTGGCCCGGATGGTCGAGAAGGGCATCATGCCCGAGGGCACCGAGCTGACGCCGTTCAACCCGATGGCCGAGGAGGACGCCAACCCGGCCGACTACGTCAAGCCGTGGGACGAGCTCGGCGACGATGAGAAGAAGCTGTTCGCCCGGATGGCCGAGGTGTTCGCGGGCTTCAGCGAGTACACCGACGCCCAGGTCGGCCGGATCATCGACTACCTGGAGGAGACGGGCCAGCTCGACAACACCATCGTCTTCTACTGCGCCGACAACGGCGCCTCCGGCGAGGGATCGACGCACGGTTCCGTGAACGAGAACAAGTTCTTCAACAACTACCCCGACGACCTTGCCGAGAATATGACGCGGCTGGACGACCTGGGCGGCCCGGAGGCGTACAACCACTACCCGACGGGCTGGGCGGCGGCGTTCAGCACACCTTTCCAGATGTTCAAGCGCTACAGCCAATACTCCGGCGGCACCTGTGACCCGCTGGTCATCCACTGGCCGAAGGGGATCAAGGCCAAGGGCGAGATCCGGCACCAGTACCACCACGTCACCGACATCGTGCCGACCATCCTTGACCTCGCGGGCGCGGAGATGCCCGACGTCTACCGCGGGGTCGAGCAGGCCCCGCTGGCCGGGGTGTCGATGCGGTACAGCTTCGACAGCGCGGACGCGCCGACGCAGAAGAAGCGCCAGTTCTACAGCATGATCGGTACCCGCGGCCTATGGCAGGACGGCTGGAAGGTCGCGGCCACCCACCCGCCGATCACCGGCAAGGGCCACTTCGACGAGGACGAGTGGGAGCTCTACCACGTCGATGAGGACCGCTCGGAGTCGAAGAACCTCGCCGACCAGTACCCCGAGAAGGTCCAGGAGCTGATCGCCGCCTGGTTCGAGGAGGCCGACGTCAACAACGCGCTGCCGTTGGACGACCGGACCGCGATGGACCAGCTGACCATCGATCGCCCGTCGTCGGAGCCAGCGCGTGACCGGTACATCTATTACCCGGGCACGAGTGCCGTCCCGGAGGGGGTGGCGGTCAACGTACGCGGCCGGTCGTACAAGATCATCGCGGACGCCGACCTCGGCGGGGACGCGCAAGGGGTGCTCTTCGCCCACGGTTCTCGCTTCGGAGGGCACGCGCTGTTCATCAAGGACGGGAAGCTGCACTACGTATACAACTTCCTCGGCATCCCACCGGAGCAGACCTTCGTCTCCGAGAAGCTGACCCCGGGTCCGCACGCGCTCGGCATGGAGTTCACCCGCGAGGGTGCGGGTGAGCACAGGGAGTCGGTCGGCACCACCAAGCTCTACGTCGACGACCAGGTGGTCGCCGAGGGGCCGATGCGAGCACAGGTGGGCAAGTTCACCCTTTGCGGCGACGGACTCTGCGTCGGGTTCGACAGCGCCGACACGGTCAGCCGGCAGTACACGAACCCGTTCCCGTTCAGCGGCGGCAAGCTGCTCGGGGTTGCGGTGGACGTGAGCGGTGAGCAGTACCTCGACCTCGAGACCGAGGCCATGGCCGCGCTGTCTCGCGACTGA